The following coding sequences lie in one Cannabis sativa cultivar Pink pepper isolate KNU-18-1 chromosome 5, ASM2916894v1, whole genome shotgun sequence genomic window:
- the LOC133038569 gene encoding uncharacterized protein LOC133038569, producing MEIPANNQYGLKVEHHHGVCLARNPKTGVIEHHLPIPQAENVFGNFFYYDSDTRGTIFVIKSEKGYEILKLGDQNWRPLQPDFRKGQPVLKFKDKDREKLLFFYLVRTPQQQGTFDLEISCFDLLTEKYEKLRNFPRNIFCDVTKLIPFYWESDPAIAIGELSKEHGLRVLVMKNDYSWNEQVIEICSPFLNQHLIPTGIIPVAFVNTLLWFRYRKHNHRNIEYCYDTILGRVMGSKEV from the coding sequence ATGGAGATTCCAGCAAACAACCAATATGGCTTGAAAGTAGAGCATCATCACGGTGTGTGCCTTGCTCGAAACCCGAAAACCGGAGTAATAGAACACCATCTTCCTATTCCTCAGGCCGAAAACGTTTTCggaaatttcttttattatgATTCCGACACCCGTGGCACTATATTTGTCATCAAGTCTGAAAAGGGTTATGAAATTCTAAAACTTGGTGACCAAAATTGGAGACCTCTACAACCCGATTTCCGAAAAGGGCAACCCGTACTCAAGTTCAAAGACAAAGATAGGGAGAAATTACTCTTCTTTTACCTTGTTCGAACTCCACAACAACAAGGTACTTTTGATTTAGAGATTAGTTGTTTTGATCTACTTACTGAGAAATATGAGAAGTTGAGAAATTTCCCAAGAAATATTTTCTGTGATGTAACGAAGCTCATTCCTTTTTATTGGGAATCTGATCCTGCTATTGCTATTGGTGAATTGAGTAAGGAACATGGGCTTAGGGTTTTGGTAATGAAGAATGATTATAGTTGGAATGAACAAGTGATAGAGATCTGCTCACctttcttaaatcaacatttGATTCCGACGGGAATCATTCCTGTGGCATTTGTGAATACTCTTCTGTGGTTTAGATATAGAAAGCACAATCATCGTAACATAGAGTATTGTTATGATACTATCTTAGGTCGGGTTATGGGCTCTAAAGAAGTATGA